A genomic window from Sphingobacterium spiritivorum includes:
- a CDS encoding heme lyase CcmF/NrfE family subunit: MDVNYVGEHLLPGKIGQFFIILAFGSALLSFISYYFSTRNPEDTSWKRIARIGVWVNATSVVAIGAMLFYIIYNHLFEYHYAWSHSSKALPTHYIISSFWEGQEGSFWLWTFWQVVLSSILLFKAKTWESPVMTFVMLCQAFLASMLLGIELFGYRVGSSPFILLRNALEAPIFSDPNYLSMIADGNGLNPLLQNYWMVIHPPTLFLGFASMIVPFAYAAAGLWTKRYKEWITPGLPWGMFAVMILGVGIIMGSFWAYEALNFGGFWAWDPVENASIIPWFTLIAAVHVMVAYKNSGHSYFTATFLALVSFVLVIYASYLTRSGILGETSVHSFTSLGMSSQLIVFNVAFLAIMVILLVVRKKEMPSSQKEEDIYSREFWLFIGALVLTVACVQIISTTSIPVYNAIFKTDVAPPIDPIPHYNKWQGAFAVVVLILTAFTQFLKYKRTDSRKFFAATIASLIVALLLTAGIVYVTKIYSNFMYILIAFASIFSVLANLRILGDAFKGKWRLAGSAVAHIGFALLVLGALVAAATNQVISVNNSGYIAVAGFDKVEKPGENLFLTEGEPVQMGEYRLTYVGDSVASPNVFYKIKYEKLDEETGKVKEEFVLMPFAQNNPKMGGLIGTPSTKHYITHDIYTLITAAQADTQSQAASKNKEEKSSFDDYEEPATYQVNIGDTLRYRNGYFVIEGVNKNATLNKIPKAPDDVLVGLKIKVVSKNDKKYEAEPIFLIKGGNTFDFNKDIEEEGLRFRFTNIIPQQDKLEIMVYQKPLPEKKWIVFKAIKFPYINFFWCGTIVMTIGFIMSIYRRIKDEKVKKQLAKA; this comes from the coding sequence ATGGACGTAAATTACGTTGGTGAACACCTACTACCAGGCAAAATAGGACAATTTTTTATTATCCTCGCTTTTGGTTCGGCACTTTTATCATTTATCAGTTACTATTTTTCTACCCGCAATCCTGAAGACACTTCCTGGAAAAGAATAGCACGAATAGGAGTCTGGGTAAATGCCACATCTGTTGTCGCTATCGGAGCGATGTTGTTTTATATTATTTACAATCATCTCTTTGAATACCACTATGCCTGGTCGCATTCGTCCAAAGCACTTCCCACACATTACATTATTTCCAGTTTCTGGGAAGGTCAGGAAGGAAGTTTCTGGCTATGGACGTTCTGGCAAGTTGTTCTTTCCAGCATACTCTTGTTTAAAGCAAAGACATGGGAAAGTCCGGTTATGACTTTTGTCATGCTTTGTCAGGCATTTCTGGCCTCTATGCTATTAGGTATAGAATTGTTTGGCTACAGAGTAGGAAGTTCCCCATTCATCCTGCTGAGGAATGCACTTGAAGCGCCTATCTTTAGCGACCCGAACTATCTATCGATGATAGCTGACGGGAATGGATTGAATCCGCTTTTGCAAAACTATTGGATGGTTATTCACCCTCCGACCCTATTTCTGGGCTTTGCGTCTATGATCGTTCCGTTTGCTTATGCAGCAGCAGGACTTTGGACCAAACGCTATAAAGAATGGATCACACCCGGACTGCCATGGGGTATGTTTGCGGTAATGATTCTTGGAGTAGGTATTATCATGGGTTCATTCTGGGCGTATGAAGCCCTTAATTTCGGAGGTTTCTGGGCCTGGGATCCGGTAGAAAATGCATCTATTATTCCATGGTTTACCCTTATAGCAGCCGTACACGTTATGGTTGCTTATAAAAACTCCGGGCATTCTTACTTTACAGCTACTTTTTTAGCTTTGGTGAGTTTTGTACTCGTGATCTACGCATCTTACCTCACCAGAAGTGGTATTTTGGGCGAAACATCTGTACACTCCTTTACCAGTCTAGGAATGTCCAGTCAACTTATAGTATTCAATGTGGCATTCTTAGCTATCATGGTCATATTACTGGTAGTGCGTAAAAAAGAAATGCCGAGTTCACAAAAAGAAGAAGATATTTATTCCCGCGAATTCTGGTTATTTATAGGAGCATTAGTGCTAACTGTAGCTTGTGTACAGATTATTTCCACTACCTCCATACCGGTATACAATGCGATATTCAAGACTGACGTAGCACCTCCGATTGATCCTATACCTCACTACAACAAGTGGCAGGGAGCTTTTGCAGTAGTCGTACTGATCCTTACGGCATTCACACAGTTTCTTAAATACAAACGTACAGATTCCAGAAAATTTTTCGCAGCAACTATTGCCTCTCTGATCGTTGCATTATTGCTCACAGCAGGCATAGTCTATGTAACCAAAATATACAGCAATTTCATGTATATCCTGATTGCATTCGCCAGCATATTCAGCGTACTTGCCAATCTGCGCATTCTGGGAGATGCCTTCAAAGGAAAATGGAGATTAGCCGGATCGGCAGTCGCACATATAGGTTTTGCACTACTTGTATTAGGAGCATTGGTGGCAGCTGCTACCAATCAGGTTATTTCGGTAAACAACAGTGGCTATATAGCTGTTGCCGGATTTGACAAAGTTGAAAAACCCGGAGAAAATCTTTTCCTTACGGAAGGCGAGCCTGTGCAGATGGGAGAATACCGGCTGACGTATGTCGGAGATAGTGTGGCCAGTCCCAATGTTTTTTATAAGATCAAATACGAAAAACTGGATGAAGAGACAGGAAAAGTAAAAGAAGAATTTGTACTGATGCCGTTTGCACAGAACAACCCGAAAATGGGAGGTCTGATCGGTACACCTTCGACCAAGCACTATATCACGCATGATATTTATACGCTGATCACAGCTGCACAGGCTGATACCCAATCTCAGGCGGCCAGCAAAAATAAGGAAGAAAAATCCAGCTTCGATGATTACGAAGAACCTGCAACTTACCAGGTCAATATCGGCGATACACTCCGCTACCGGAATGGTTATTTCGTCATCGAAGGGGTTAATAAGAATGCAACATTAAATAAGATTCCAAAGGCTCCGGATGATGTACTGGTAGGGCTTAAAATTAAGGTGGTATCCAAAAACGACAAAAAATATGAAGCCGAACCGATCTTCCTGATCAAAGGCGGAAATACATTTGACTTCAATAAAGATATCGAAGAAGAAGGATTAAGATTCCGGTTCACCAATATTATTCCTCAACAGGATAAATTGGAAATCATGGTCTATCAGAAACCTCTGCCTGAGAAAAAATGGATTGTCTTCAAAGCGATCAAGTTTCCGTATATCAACTTTTTCTGGTGCGGAACGATTGTCATGACCATTGGTTTCATTATGTCAATTTATCGTAGAATCAAAGACGAAAAAGTAAAAAAACAACTTGCTAAAGCATGA
- a CDS encoding cytochrome c maturation protein CcmE domain-containing protein, with product MKKSSIILIIIIAIAIAMILVIYTDSSTYSTFTQAKEKKTELYVVGVLNKEKQLHYEPTKDANHFSFYMYDNDSTECQVVFNGAKPQDIERSEQIVLTGKMEGNIFHASKILMKCPSKYNQDQIEVTESAATPKTASIQ from the coding sequence ATGAAAAAGAGTTCGATCATATTAATTATCATCATTGCAATCGCAATAGCCATGATCTTAGTGATTTACACAGATTCCAGTACATATTCTACGTTTACACAAGCGAAAGAGAAAAAGACAGAACTGTATGTTGTCGGTGTGTTGAATAAGGAGAAACAACTCCACTACGAGCCGACTAAAGATGCAAATCACTTTTCGTTCTACATGTATGACAATGACAGCACCGAATGTCAGGTTGTATTTAACGGAGCAAAACCACAGGATATCGAACGTTCAGAACAAATTGTATTAACCGGAAAAATGGAAGGGAATATCTTTCATGCGAGTAAAATACTCATGAAATGTCCGTCTAAATACAATCAGGATCAGATAGAAGTAACCGAATCTGCGGCTACTCCGAAAACAGCATCTATACAATAA
- a CDS encoding lipid A-modifier LpxR family protein translates to MFLSSVFSQERLPHLLEFQSDNDVYLMNGQDRYYTNGLIVTYSVPLQQKGNRRTDILSFQLGHQLYNGIEVQAANSLYWDRPSTAYLFLNGEFQRIYGDEWVWTAKAEVNVIGKGAKGKEVQKYVHRLLSMYEVESWASELNTSVGADVESKLSKKIWRSTSNKLELSGGGTLRAGMAFSHASAQVTLRFGKLADYYTSHFTKTGGFLNTENEYYFFYTPSYTYQLYNATIQGGPFARDKQKFYEIEPYIMKHYVGGAWSNRKIYVDAGFVFNTKEGKKMYSNHQYGTIRLGLRF, encoded by the coding sequence ATGTTTCTGTCATCTGTATTTTCGCAGGAACGTCTTCCACATTTGCTGGAATTTCAGAGTGATAATGATGTGTATCTGATGAATGGACAGGACAGGTATTATACCAATGGATTGATTGTTACTTACTCCGTTCCGTTACAACAGAAAGGTAACCGACGGACGGATATCCTTTCCTTTCAGCTGGGGCATCAATTATACAACGGCATTGAGGTGCAGGCCGCAAACTCTTTATACTGGGACAGACCTTCTACAGCCTATTTATTTCTGAACGGTGAGTTTCAGCGCATTTACGGAGATGAATGGGTCTGGACGGCGAAAGCAGAAGTAAATGTTATAGGCAAAGGTGCCAAGGGCAAGGAGGTTCAGAAGTATGTCCACCGATTGTTGTCCATGTATGAGGTGGAAAGCTGGGCATCTGAATTGAATACTTCTGTAGGGGCGGATGTGGAGAGTAAGCTGTCCAAAAAGATATGGAGAAGTACTTCAAATAAGCTTGAGCTGTCAGGAGGCGGTACATTACGTGCCGGGATGGCATTTTCACATGCCTCAGCTCAGGTCACCTTACGCTTTGGAAAGCTGGCGGATTATTATACTTCGCATTTTACAAAAACTGGCGGATTCTTAAATACAGAAAATGAGTATTACTTTTTCTATACACCATCTTATACCTATCAACTATATAATGCAACTATTCAGGGAGGTCCCTTTGCCCGGGATAAGCAAAAATTTTATGAGATTGAACCGTATATTATGAAACACTATGTCGGAGGTGCATGGTCTAACAGAAAGATCTATGTAGATGCGGGGTTTGTATTTAATACAAAAGAAGGAAAGAAAATGTATTCTAACCATCAGTATGGGACGATACGGTTAGGACTCCGGTTCTAG
- a CDS encoding dicarboxylate/amino acid:cation symporter produces the protein MENANKSFIENYGSILLLLLGIIIGCLIGIFAKDIVPYIKPLGDIFLNLLFVSIIPLIFFAISSSVANIEGNQRLGRIMGVMAAVFLITIILAAISMIIVLKLFPIEQVVSSDPTATSPLMDNKESWGDRIVRFLTVGEFSNLLSRQSMLAFVIFSFMVGIAARKADEKAKSFIAFLNAGNEVMKNLLIMIMKLAPVGLGAYFAFQVYDLGPKLFDIYAKPMGIYYGYGIIYFFLFFTIYTFIANGRKGVSSYWKNNILPTFTALSTCSSLATMPVNLSASPKMGIPPSVANVVIPLGTTLHKHGSALSSILKIYVAFVLMGWNFFDPATLITAVGITVLVSIVAGGIPNGGYIGEMLMISVYGLPTEAIPAVMIIGTLVDPLATVLNATGDTMAAMLVARFSGEKFTNQELQ, from the coding sequence ATGGAAAACGCAAATAAATCATTTATAGAAAATTATGGCAGCATTCTTTTGCTGCTGTTAGGCATTATAATCGGTTGCCTCATTGGCATCTTTGCTAAAGACATTGTCCCCTATATCAAACCCTTAGGAGACATTTTTCTGAATTTGCTGTTCGTGTCCATTATACCTTTGATTTTTTTTGCTATCTCTTCCTCTGTCGCCAATATCGAAGGCAACCAGAGACTGGGACGTATTATGGGAGTCATGGCTGCAGTATTTCTGATAACCATCATTCTTGCAGCGATCAGTATGATTATTGTGCTGAAACTCTTTCCTATCGAACAAGTTGTAAGTTCGGATCCCACAGCCACATCTCCATTGATGGACAATAAAGAATCCTGGGGAGATCGTATTGTACGCTTCCTCACAGTAGGAGAATTTTCGAATCTGTTGTCCCGCCAGAGTATGCTTGCTTTCGTGATTTTCTCATTTATGGTGGGAATAGCGGCAAGAAAAGCAGACGAAAAAGCCAAATCCTTTATCGCATTCCTCAATGCAGGTAATGAAGTAATGAAGAATTTATTGATTATGATTATGAAATTAGCGCCTGTCGGCCTGGGGGCTTATTTTGCATTTCAGGTTTATGATCTGGGGCCCAAATTATTCGATATCTATGCCAAACCTATGGGTATATACTATGGATACGGTATTATCTATTTCTTCCTGTTTTTCACTATTTACACTTTTATTGCCAATGGCAGAAAAGGAGTAAGCTCTTACTGGAAAAACAATATACTGCCGACTTTTACAGCCTTATCTACCTGTAGTAGCCTGGCGACGATGCCTGTCAACCTGAGTGCTTCCCCAAAAATGGGAATTCCGCCTTCCGTCGCAAACGTTGTGATTCCATTAGGGACTACATTACATAAACATGGCTCCGCCCTATCCTCCATTCTGAAGATATATGTAGCCTTCGTGCTGATGGGATGGAATTTTTTCGATCCTGCGACCTTGATTACAGCAGTAGGGATCACCGTATTAGTAAGTATTGTAGCAGGTGGCATACCTAACGGCGGATATATCGGAGAAATGCTGATGATATCGGTCTACGGATTACCTACGGAAGCTATTCCGGCGGTAATGATTATCGGAACATTAGTAGACCCGCTGGCAACAGTTCTGAATGCTACAGGAGATACTATGGCAGCAATGCTTGTTGCCCGCTTTTCAGGAGAAAAATTTACAAATCAGGAGCTGCAATAG
- the mnmD gene encoding tRNA (5-methylaminomethyl-2-thiouridine)(34)-methyltransferase MnmD — MDFVITGDGSKTLFNAEIGECYHSKHGALQESKHVFIKMGLDFYVKHTGLQKVSVLEIGFGTGLNFLQTAEYVFASGINVDYAGIEGYPLPLEVIKDTGYDAYVNPLIWDSFTDNYVQCFGSSLPVTEKMNLHIAHTLLMDFTSEKQFDIVYFDAFAAVHQPEMWSDEALGYIAKYIKPGGVFVTYAITGNLKRSMKALGFKIEKAPGAPGKREMLRAIKY; from the coding sequence ATGGATTTTGTTATAACAGGAGATGGTTCGAAAACATTATTTAATGCAGAAATAGGGGAGTGTTATCACTCTAAGCATGGAGCTCTGCAGGAAAGTAAGCATGTATTTATAAAAATGGGGCTGGATTTCTATGTGAAACATACCGGATTGCAAAAAGTGTCTGTTCTGGAGATCGGATTTGGTACAGGATTGAATTTTCTGCAGACAGCTGAGTATGTTTTTGCCTCAGGTATTAATGTAGACTATGCAGGAATAGAAGGATATCCACTGCCTCTTGAAGTCATTAAGGATACGGGATACGATGCTTACGTTAATCCCTTGATCTGGGACTCTTTTACAGATAACTATGTGCAGTGTTTTGGCAGTAGTCTACCCGTAACGGAGAAGATGAATCTGCATATTGCCCATACTCTATTAATGGATTTTACTTCTGAAAAACAATTTGATATTGTCTATTTTGATGCTTTTGCGGCTGTTCATCAACCTGAAATGTGGTCTGATGAGGCTTTGGGATATATAGCCAAGTATATAAAACCGGGAGGTGTATTTGTAACCTATGCCATTACCGGTAATCTGAAGCGAAGTATGAAAGCTTTAGGGTTTAAGATTGAAAAAGCTCCGGGTGCTCCCGGGAAAAGAGAGATGTTGAGAGCGATAAAGTATTAG
- a CDS encoding FKBP-type peptidyl-prolyl cis-trans isomerase: MAIATNNVVTLTYTLHTVKNGEKTFVEQTSNENPLDFLYGVGMMLPKFEENIAGLNVGDKIDFELAPEDAYGEKDERAVAQLPADMFKETGLPPVGEVLPLQDNQGNQFRAVVVEVTPEAVVADLNHPMAGQTLHFEIEILSVRPATEEELSHGHSHGPDGTHSH, translated from the coding sequence ATGGCAATAGCAACAAACAACGTTGTAACATTAACTTACACACTTCACACAGTTAAAAACGGTGAAAAAACTTTCGTAGAACAAACCAGCAATGAAAATCCTTTGGATTTCTTATATGGTGTTGGCATGATGCTTCCAAAATTTGAAGAAAATATTGCAGGTCTGAATGTTGGTGATAAAATTGATTTTGAACTTGCTCCGGAAGACGCTTATGGCGAAAAAGACGAGCGTGCAGTCGCACAATTACCAGCTGACATGTTCAAAGAAACAGGTTTGCCTCCGGTAGGTGAAGTTCTTCCTTTGCAGGACAACCAGGGTAACCAATTCCGTGCTGTAGTAGTAGAAGTTACTCCGGAAGCTGTAGTAGCAGATTTGAATCACCCGATGGCAGGTCAAACTTTGCATTTTGAAATTGAAATCCTTTCTGTTCGTCCTGCAACAGAAGAAGAATTGTCTCACGGTCATTCACATGGTCCGGATGGCACACACAGCCACTAA
- a CDS encoding thioredoxin domain-containing protein, translating to MSNQLQFEHSPYLKQHAHNPVHWMPWGEEALTKAKTENKLIIISIGYSACHWCHVMERESFENDAIAQTMNKFYVPVKIDREERPDIDQIYMTAVQLMTNAGGWPLNCICLPDGRPIYGGTYFKPHDWQNILLQIAQMWEEQPQVAIEYATKLTNGIQQSERLPINPIPDQYDSSDLSAIITPWVALFDTKDGGYNRAPKFPLPNNWIFLLRYGVLAGDEKIIDHVHFTLQKMASGGIYDQIGGGFARYSVDPYWHIPHFEKMLYDNGQLLSLFSEAYQQRPSPFYKRIVQETIQWANREMLAPNNGFYCALDADSEGVEGKYYSFSKSEIEDILGEDAPLFISYFNITEEGNWAEESTNIPILDPDADQMALDAGYSAEEWETCLAEAKEKLYSYRETRIRPGLDHKQLATWNALMLKGLTDAYRIFDNSSYLDTAIKNAHFIIDELIKSDGRILHQPKDANREIFGFLDDYAFTTEAFIALYEATFDEKWLDLARQLADKALELFYDSNQKTFYYTADSSGELIARKSEIMDNVIPASTSTIVLQLKKLGLLFDKEDYTAVADQLFANVFPQLKTYGSAYSNWSIYLLEEIYGNNEIALVGENATVWRKELDQHYIPNKITLGGTKSKLPLLLNRQGIGSKAYLCKNKTCSLPQDSIASILNLLNDNGND from the coding sequence ATGTCAAATCAACTGCAATTTGAGCACTCTCCTTATTTAAAACAACACGCCCATAATCCGGTACACTGGATGCCGTGGGGAGAAGAAGCCCTCACAAAAGCGAAAACAGAAAATAAACTTATTATTATCAGTATAGGTTATTCAGCCTGCCACTGGTGTCATGTCATGGAACGTGAAAGTTTCGAAAACGATGCTATTGCACAGACCATGAATAAGTTTTACGTGCCTGTTAAAATAGATCGGGAAGAACGTCCTGATATTGACCAGATTTATATGACTGCGGTACAGCTGATGACCAATGCCGGTGGATGGCCGCTAAATTGTATCTGCCTTCCGGATGGGAGACCCATCTATGGCGGAACCTATTTTAAGCCTCATGACTGGCAGAATATTCTGCTTCAGATTGCGCAGATGTGGGAAGAACAACCGCAGGTTGCTATAGAATATGCGACTAAATTAACCAACGGAATCCAGCAAAGTGAGCGGTTGCCTATAAATCCGATTCCGGATCAGTACGACAGCAGCGACTTATCCGCTATCATTACGCCCTGGGTAGCATTGTTTGATACAAAAGACGGAGGGTACAACCGTGCTCCAAAATTTCCGTTACCCAATAACTGGATCTTTCTTTTACGCTACGGGGTACTAGCAGGGGATGAAAAGATCATCGATCATGTGCATTTCACCTTACAGAAAATGGCTTCAGGAGGTATTTATGATCAGATTGGCGGAGGCTTTGCACGCTATTCTGTTGATCCATACTGGCATATACCTCATTTCGAAAAAATGCTGTATGACAATGGACAACTGCTATCGTTGTTTTCAGAGGCCTATCAACAGCGACCGTCGCCCTTTTATAAACGTATAGTACAGGAAACTATACAATGGGCTAACCGGGAGATGCTGGCCCCTAATAATGGTTTTTACTGCGCATTGGATGCAGATAGTGAGGGAGTAGAAGGAAAATATTATTCCTTTTCTAAAAGTGAAATAGAGGATATATTGGGTGAAGATGCTCCATTGTTCATCTCCTACTTTAATATAACAGAGGAAGGAAACTGGGCTGAGGAATCAACCAATATTCCCATTCTTGATCCCGATGCTGATCAGATGGCTTTGGACGCCGGATATTCAGCCGAAGAATGGGAGACCTGTTTAGCTGAAGCCAAAGAAAAGCTATACAGTTACAGAGAGACCAGAATAAGACCCGGACTCGACCACAAGCAACTTGCCACGTGGAACGCTTTAATGTTAAAAGGATTAACAGATGCTTACCGTATCTTTGATAATTCCTCCTATCTGGATACTGCAATAAAAAATGCTCATTTTATTATTGATGAATTAATAAAAAGTGATGGCCGTATACTCCATCAGCCAAAGGACGCCAATCGGGAAATATTCGGCTTTCTGGATGATTATGCCTTTACGACAGAAGCTTTCATTGCACTTTATGAAGCTACATTTGATGAAAAATGGCTCGATCTGGCCAGGCAATTAGCTGACAAAGCATTAGAGTTGTTCTATGACAGCAATCAAAAAACCTTTTATTATACAGCAGACTCTTCCGGAGAACTCATCGCCCGGAAAAGTGAGATTATGGATAATGTGATACCGGCATCAACATCGACCATCGTCCTTCAGCTCAAAAAATTAGGTTTGTTATTTGATAAAGAAGACTATACTGCTGTAGCTGATCAGCTTTTCGCAAATGTATTTCCACAGCTCAAAACATATGGATCAGCTTATTCCAACTGGAGCATTTACCTTCTTGAAGAAATATATGGTAATAACGAAATTGCGCTTGTTGGGGAAAATGCAACTGTCTGGAGAAAGGAATTAGATCAGCACTATATTCCAAATAAAATTACATTAGGCGGAACAAAAAGTAAACTTCCTTTGTTATTAAATAGACAAGGTATTGGATCAAAAGCATACCTTTGTAAAAATAAAACCTGCAGTCTTCCACAGGATTCGATTGCATCAATACTGAATTTACTCAATGATAACGGGAATGATTAG
- a CDS encoding SixA phosphatase family protein has product MQLKNLFIIRHAKAEEHSFAKQDFDRNLIEKGEERAHRIAQELRYLVKIDEHTLFISSTANRAWQTAQIFADVLGYRRDLIQLEDSIYESHHFNILEVINKVPATIHTVLLFGHNPGLSNAVDYITDNPVMLKTSNVAQITLPEGFDFNNLSVNTGTLTRILD; this is encoded by the coding sequence ATGCAACTTAAAAACCTCTTTATCATACGTCATGCAAAGGCAGAAGAGCATTCTTTTGCCAAACAAGATTTCGATCGTAATCTTATCGAAAAGGGCGAAGAACGTGCACATCGTATTGCACAAGAATTGAGATATCTTGTAAAGATAGATGAGCATACATTGTTCATATCTTCTACGGCTAATCGTGCCTGGCAGACAGCCCAGATTTTTGCGGATGTATTGGGATATCGCAGAGATCTGATCCAATTGGAAGACTCCATCTATGAATCTCATCACTTTAATATCTTAGAGGTCATTAATAAGGTACCGGCAACAATACATACCGTTTTACTATTTGGTCACAATCCGGGATTATCAAATGCTGTGGATTACATAACGGATAATCCAGTCATGTTAAAAACTTCAAATGTTGCACAGATCACATTGCCGGAAGGCTTTGATTTTAACAATCTAAGTGTGAATACAGGTACACTTACCCGGATTCTGGATTAA
- a CDS encoding glycosyltransferase family 2 protein codes for MTGSTNHIAVSIIVPVYNVAPFLEETIQSILTQSLQEFELILVNDGSTDESALICQEYLSKDKRIQFIDQKNSGVSIARNNGLLQAKGEYVFFMDSDDTIDPEFIKSSYNTGKMERADIVVLGEFYTNQLPDIMALPTCGQMLRMEFLLDHPEIRFPEGLQPCEDGLFSHQLLALTTRIAANPDAIYNYRSHENQNHHRIHDNCWAVLRQIPTWFLILENFYNTNKFFTSHSQHLALFVEHEPFGLRYLGLPLDTQQKYFLFELIRKFMADHVNPYLSEVHKSEFSEVFQYFLNAKDHVQFDRYYQRYLKRRANKKKLLLFLVKLMPVSGLRRNWRQRIREKY; via the coding sequence ATGACAGGCTCCACCAATCATATTGCCGTTTCGATTATTGTACCTGTTTACAATGTAGCTCCATTTTTGGAAGAAACCATACAGAGTATCTTAACACAAAGTCTGCAGGAGTTTGAGCTGATACTTGTAAATGACGGCAGTACCGATGAATCAGCATTGATTTGCCAGGAATATCTAAGTAAAGACAAACGTATTCAATTTATAGATCAAAAAAACTCCGGAGTATCTATCGCCCGTAATAATGGTTTGCTTCAGGCAAAAGGCGAGTATGTGTTTTTTATGGATTCTGATGATACCATTGATCCTGAATTTATAAAATCATCTTATAATACGGGTAAGATGGAACGTGCAGATATAGTTGTTTTGGGTGAATTTTATACAAACCAGCTTCCGGATATTATGGCTTTGCCGACCTGCGGACAGATGTTGAGAATGGAATTCCTTCTTGATCACCCTGAAATCCGGTTTCCTGAAGGTCTGCAACCCTGTGAAGATGGATTATTCTCACACCAACTCCTGGCATTGACTACACGAATTGCGGCTAATCCTGATGCCATATATAATTACAGGTCGCATGAAAATCAAAATCATCATCGAATTCATGATAATTGTTGGGCTGTTCTGCGGCAGATACCAACCTGGTTTTTGATATTGGAAAACTTCTATAATACCAATAAGTTCTTTACTTCTCATAGTCAGCATTTAGCGCTATTTGTAGAGCACGAACCTTTTGGATTAAGGTATTTAGGATTGCCTTTAGATACTCAACAAAAATATTTTTTATTTGAATTGATCCGTAAATTCATGGCAGATCATGTCAACCCCTATCTTTCAGAAGTACATAAAAGTGAATTCAGCGAAGTCTTTCAATATTTTCTAAACGCAAAAGATCATGTTCAGTTTGACAGATATTATCAGCGCTATCTAAAAAGACGGGCAAATAAAAAGAAACTGCTTTTGTTTCTGGTAAAGCTAATGCCTGTTTCCGGATTGAGAAGAAATTGGAGACAGCGTATTCGTGAAAAGTATTGA